TTATAATGCTCCTAAAAAAATTTTTTTGCACGACCATATTAAACCTTTACTCTATGTTATAATAGAGATTAGCAAAGAGTACCCGGCCAATTGTTAGCCGTGCTGAAATTTTAAAACTTGACAAGTAATATTTTAGCATAAACTCTTTGCTTTTACATTTAAATATTTATCTGCGCAAAAAATAAGGCCTCACTCAATCATGAGACCTGCAAAAAATTTCACTCAATCAAGCAAGCATTTATCTTATCTATCTATTAGCCGGTATAACTTCCAGCCAATAACCGTCGGGATCTTGAATGAAATATATTCCCATTGAGTGATTCTCAAAGCAAATACAGCCCATTTTCTTGTGAAGTTCGTGAGCCGCTGCAAAATCATCAACGTGAAAAGCTAAATGGAATTCCTCTTCTCCGATGTCATATTTTTGCGGGTGATCTCTAAGCCACGTTAATTCAAGCTCAAACTCTGACTCTTCATTGCCGATATACACTATTATAAATGAACCGTCCGGAGCTGTCTTGCGCCTTTTCTCGTGAAGCCCTAAAGCCTTATCATAGAATTCAAGAGATTTGCTTAAATCCTGCACGTTATAATTCTCGTGTACCATTTTAAATTTCATGAATATTGCCCCCTTTTGAATCTAAGCAAATTGTATCATATTTGAATCTTGACTCATGCATATTATCTCGTTCAGAATTGATATATTTATAAAAAATGGGAGAATTTATCATGACAAAATAT
The Synergistaceae bacterium genome window above contains:
- a CDS encoding VOC family protein, with protein sequence MKFKMVHENYNVQDLSKSLEFYDKALGLHEKRRKTAPDGSFIIVYIGNEESEFELELTWLRDHPQKYDIGEEEFHLAFHVDDFAAAHELHKKMGCICFENHSMGIYFIQDPDGYWLEVIPANR